The following proteins come from a genomic window of Paramisgurnus dabryanus chromosome 19, PD_genome_1.1, whole genome shotgun sequence:
- the rbm24a gene encoding RNA-binding protein 24 — protein sequence MHTTQKDTTYTKIFVGGLPYHTTDSSLRKYFEVFGEIEEAVVITDRQTGKSRGYGFVTMADRSAADRACKDPNPIIDGRKANVNLAYLGAKPRVMQPGFTFGVPQIHPAFIQRPYGIPTHYVYPQAFMQPSVVIPHIQPTAASATATSPYIDYTGAAYAQYANAATAAAAAAAYEYPYAASPAATGYVATAGYGYAMQQPLATATPGSAAAAAAFGQYQPQQLQAERMQ from the exons ATGCATACCACCCAAAAGGACACCACTTACACCAAAATATTTGTCGGCGGTCTTCCGTATCACACGACGGATTCCAGTCTAAGGAAATATTTTGAGGTGTTTGGAGAAATTGAAGAAGCTGTGGTGATCACCGACAGACAGACTGGAAAGTCCAGGGGTTATGGATTT GTAACTATGGCGGATCGATCAGCTGCCGACAGAGCTTGCAAGGACCCCAACCCCATTATCGATGGGAGGAAGGCCAATGTTAACCTGGCTTATCTGGGAGCCAAGCCACGAGTGATGCAGCCAG GTTTTACTTTTGGCGTTCCTCAAATTCACCCTGCTTTCATCCAGAGACCATATGG GATCCCCACTCACTATGTGTACCCGCAGGCTTTCATGCAGCCCAGCGTTGTCATCCCTCACATCCAACCAACTGCAGCCTCCGCGACGGCTACTTCACCTTACATCGACTACACGGGTGCCGCCTATGCGCAATATGCCAACGCCGCAACCGCAGCGGCCGCCGCTGCTGCCTACGAGTACCCTTACGCGGCCTCTCCCGCCGCAACCGGCTACGTAGCGACCGCCGGGTACGGCTATGCCATGCAGCAGCCTCTGGCCACAGCCACACCTGGATCTGCAGCCGCAGCCGCAGCTTTCGGTCAGTACCAGCCCCAGCAGCTGCAAGCTGAACGGATGCAATAG
- the stmnd1 gene encoding stathmin domain-containing protein 1, producing the protein MGCGSSKITVVEPVKPYSENEINTLEFAVGSRGESAVSKMTTDSGVGLDTADPTHLPGSVPRLLPPLRAQSPGLAQQRQERPESSAILEQLLYQGIIPAQPRQGTSGEAYNILMDNAEKPRSRPPARLESLKIRKEQEVTRKEDIEMKMSQVEKRKKEREEDLKLRLRSKSARPRVSAPVNAEEHNPLEPLYSEQLPLPPKKTKELQTPMDGDSEDQRLADSPEVENDSTFQTIASNDDFGF; encoded by the exons ATGGGGTGTGGGAGCTCCAAAATCACGGTGGTGGAACCCGTGAAACCATACAGCGAAAATGAG ATAAATACTCTTGAGTTTGCAGTTGGCTCCCGCGGGGAGTCCGCCGTGTCCAAAATGACCACAGACAGTGGGGTCGGCCTGGATACAGCGGATCCAACACATCTGCCCGGATCTGTACCTAGGCTGCTGCCACCACTGCGAG CCCAAAGTCCTGGATTAGCCCAGCAGAGACAAGAGAGACCCGAGTCCAGCGCCATACTGGAGCAGCTGCTTTATCAGGGAATCATTCCAGCTCAACCGAGACAGGGCACCAGTGGAGAGGCTTACAACATCCTA ATGGATAATGCTGAAAAGCCAAGAAGCAGACCACCTGCTCGACTAGAGTCCCTTAAGATCCGAAAAGAACAAGAAGTGACACGAAAAGAAGACATTGAAATGAAGATGAGCCAGGTTGAGAAAAGAAAAAAG GAAAGAGAGGAAGACCTGAAACTCAGGTTAAGGTCAAAATCAGCACGGCCTCGTGTTTCTGCCCCAGTGAATGCAGAGGAACATAACCCCTTAGAACCGCTCTACTCTGAGCAACTTCCTCTTCCACCCAAGAAGACCAAAGAGCTACAGACACCAATGGATGGAGACTCTGAGGACCAAAGACTTGCTGATTCCCCAGAAGTGGAAAATGACTCCACTTTTCAAACTATTGCAAGCAATGATGACTTTGGCTTCTAG
- the ptdss1b gene encoding phosphatidylserine synthase 1: MAPGQGSRMISKDDANYKLHFRMINEQQVEDITIDFFYKPHTITLLTLTVVSIMYFAFTRDDGDFDNNLRVGLLLVVSFFLIISVLAFPNGPFTRPHPAIWRIVFGLSVLYFLFLVFLIFLNWDQVKMLLYWLDPNLRYATREADVMEYAINCHVITWERILSHFDIFAFGHFWGWAMKALLIRSYGLCWTISITWELTELFFMHLLPNFAECWWDQVILDILLCNGGGIWLGMTVCHFLEMRAYHWASIKDIHTTSGKLKRAVMQFTPASWMYVRWFDPKSSFQRVAGIYLFMIVWQLTELNTFFLKHIFVFQASHPLSWCRILFIGIITAPTVRQYYAYLTDTQCKRVGTQCWVFGAIAFLEALACIKFGQDLFSKTQVLYVVLWLLCLAFITSLCLYGMVWYEHNYGKKLKNIMTEFDDSTFVDSCGHIPETSKERNSSSNSSSSRKRKGGSGKNKMNGSSIK; this comes from the exons ATGGCGCCCGGTCAGGGCTCCCGGATGATAAGTAAAGATGATGCGAACTATAAACTGCACTTTCGGATGATAAACGAGCAACAAGTGGAGGACATCACCATCGATTTCTTCTACAAACCGCACACCATTACGTTACTGACGCTCACCGTTGTCAGCATCATGTACTTTGCGTTTACAAG GGATGATGGTGATTTTgataataacctacgtgtgggCCTGCTGTTGGTCGTCTCATTCTTTCTTATTATCAGTGTTCTGGCCTTCCCCAATG GTCCTTTCACAAGACCACATCCAGCTATATGGCGAATAGTTTTTG GTCTCAGTGTCCTGTACTTCCTCTTTCTGGTATTCCTCATCTTTCTGAACTGGGATCAGGTGAAGATGCTGTTGTACTGGCTAGATCCCAATCTGCGTTATGCCACTCGAGAAGCTGATGTCATG GAATATGCCATAAACTGTCACGTGATCACATGGGAGAGAATCCTCAGTCATTTTGACATCTTCGCATTTGGTCATTTCTGGGGTTGGGCAATGAAAGCCTTACTTATCCGCAGTTACGGCCTCTGCTGGACCATCAGCATCACATGGGAGCTCACAGAG TTATTTTTCATGCACCTCCTGCCTAACTTTGCAGAGTGCTGGTGGGATCAAGTTATTCTTGACATCCTGTTGTGCAATGGAGGAGGCATTTGGCTTGGTATGACTGTGTGTCACTTTTTAGAGATGCGCGCATACCACTGGGCCAGTATCAA AGATATCCACACTACCTCAGGAAAGCTAAAACGTGCCGTTATGCAGTTCACTCCAGCCAGCTGGATGTATGTTCGCTGGTTTGACCCCAAGTCCTCATTTCAGAGAGTGGCTGGAATCTACCTCTTTATGATAGTATGGCAG CTCACAGAGTTAAACACGTTTTTCCTGAAGCACATCTTTGTCTTCCAAGCCTCACATCCTCTCAGCTGGTGTCGGATCCTCTTCATTGGAATCATTACTGCCCCCACAGTGCG GCAGTATTATGCATATCTCACAGACACCCAGTGCAAAAGAGTTGGAACTCAGTGTTGGGTATTTGG GGCCATTGCTTTTCTGGAGGCCCTGGCATGTATTAAATTCGGGCAAGACCTCTTCTCTAAAACACAGGTTCTTTATGTGGTGCTTTGGCTGTTGTGTTTG GCTTTCATTacttctctctgtctctatgGAATGGTTTGGTACGAACATAACTATGGAAAAAAACTGAAG AACATTATGACGGAATTTGATGACAGCACCTTTGTTGACTCCTGTGGTCACATTCCTGAAACTTCCAAAG AGCGGAACTCCAGTAGTAATTCCAGTTCTTCCCGCAAAAGAAAAGGAGGCTCGggtaaaaacaaaatgaacgGATCAAGCATCAAGTGA